One Cellulomonas sp. NS3 genomic region harbors:
- a CDS encoding primosomal protein N' produces MEATGGAAGEQLTLAGLPEPVLPGRGRSAARRRTAEGLEPAASLPVARVCIDLPPAHLDRVFEYLVPEALSADAVPGTRVKVRFGRQDVDGYVLARTLDAEHDGALQPLRRVVSAEPVLSDVVARLARAVADRYAGTLADVLRLAIPPRHARVESEGPAAGEPEASVAPATAEATVPEAADGSSPDAASPPPAHGRLSGDAWLPYRGGPAFLQHLAAGSSPRAVWTALPGPAGARWPDAVAQAVQACLVGGRGALVVVPDARDVAQVCEALDRVEVPPCTPERPGGYVRLAAEDGAAPRYRAFLAALRGRARVVVGTRAAAFAPVEDLGLVVCWDDGDDLHAEPRAPYPHVREVVRLRAELEGTAVLLAAHARSVEAQALVESGWAREVSADRAVLRSRAPRVRALTSVELAREGAAASARLPGEAWRAIREHLAHGPVLVQVPRAGYLPAVACGRCRALARCTACHGPLSLASADGVPQCGWCGRLATGWRCTECGAGALRSVRVGSERTAEELGRAFPGVPVRSSGARSATGVLASVPGTPALVVATTGAEPVCDAGYAAAVLLDAAVASASTSLRGAEDALRRWLAAAALVRPTTDGGVVLLVGDGAPRPTQALVRWDPAGLAARELAERHELALPPSVRVVAVTGGREAVRAVLARLELPPGGEVLGPVPVDEGGSGVVRTGVASGRARAAAAPAQGSFEPEVRALVRAPVAAGDALVRTVAASVAVRSARREGGTVRVQVDPAEML; encoded by the coding sequence CCCGGGACCCGCGTCAAGGTGCGCTTCGGGCGCCAGGACGTCGACGGGTACGTGCTCGCGCGCACCCTGGACGCCGAGCACGACGGCGCGCTCCAGCCGCTGCGGCGGGTCGTCTCGGCCGAGCCGGTGCTCAGCGACGTGGTGGCGCGCCTGGCGCGCGCGGTCGCCGACCGGTACGCCGGGACGCTCGCGGACGTCCTGCGGCTCGCGATCCCCCCGCGGCATGCGCGCGTCGAGTCCGAGGGGCCCGCAGCGGGCGAGCCCGAGGCGTCCGTGGCGCCCGCGACAGCGGAGGCGACCGTCCCGGAGGCAGCGGACGGGTCCTCACCGGACGCGGCGAGCCCCCCACCCGCGCACGGTCGCCTGTCCGGCGACGCGTGGCTCCCGTACCGGGGCGGGCCCGCGTTCCTGCAGCACCTCGCGGCGGGCTCCTCGCCGCGCGCGGTGTGGACGGCGCTGCCGGGCCCGGCCGGGGCGCGGTGGCCGGACGCCGTGGCGCAGGCCGTCCAGGCGTGCCTCGTGGGGGGCCGGGGCGCGCTCGTCGTCGTCCCCGACGCGCGCGACGTGGCGCAGGTGTGCGAGGCGCTCGACCGGGTGGAGGTCCCCCCGTGCACGCCCGAGCGCCCCGGCGGGTACGTGCGCCTGGCGGCGGAGGACGGCGCCGCGCCGCGGTACCGCGCGTTCCTCGCGGCGCTGCGCGGGCGGGCGCGCGTCGTGGTCGGGACGCGCGCGGCGGCGTTCGCGCCGGTCGAGGACCTCGGCCTCGTCGTGTGCTGGGACGACGGCGACGACCTGCACGCCGAGCCGCGGGCGCCGTACCCGCACGTGCGGGAGGTCGTGCGGCTGCGCGCCGAGCTCGAGGGGACCGCGGTGCTGCTCGCCGCGCACGCCCGCAGCGTCGAGGCCCAGGCGCTCGTCGAGAGCGGGTGGGCGCGGGAGGTGAGCGCCGACCGCGCGGTGCTGCGGTCCCGGGCCCCGCGCGTGCGGGCGCTCACGTCGGTCGAGCTCGCGCGCGAGGGCGCCGCGGCGTCGGCCCGGCTGCCCGGCGAGGCGTGGCGCGCGATCCGTGAGCACCTCGCCCACGGTCCGGTGCTCGTCCAGGTCCCCCGCGCGGGCTACCTGCCGGCTGTCGCGTGCGGCCGGTGCCGGGCGCTCGCGCGGTGCACGGCGTGCCACGGGCCGCTGTCGCTCGCGTCGGCCGACGGCGTGCCGCAGTGCGGGTGGTGCGGGCGCCTCGCGACGGGGTGGCGGTGCACGGAGTGCGGCGCGGGGGCCCTGCGGTCGGTGCGTGTGGGATCCGAGCGGACCGCCGAGGAGCTCGGCCGGGCGTTCCCGGGGGTGCCGGTGCGCTCGTCGGGGGCCCGGTCGGCGACCGGGGTGCTCGCGAGCGTGCCGGGGACCCCCGCCCTGGTCGTCGCGACCACCGGTGCCGAGCCGGTGTGCGACGCCGGGTACGCGGCCGCGGTGCTGCTCGACGCGGCGGTCGCGTCCGCGTCGACGTCGCTGCGGGGCGCGGAGGACGCGCTGCGGCGCTGGCTCGCCGCGGCGGCGCTCGTGCGCCCGACGACCGACGGCGGTGTCGTCCTGCTGGTCGGCGACGGCGCACCGCGTCCCACGCAGGCCCTCGTGCGGTGGGACCCCGCGGGTCTCGCCGCCCGTGAGCTCGCCGAGCGCCACGAGCTCGCGCTCCCGCCGTCCGTGCGGGTCGTGGCGGTCACGGGTGGGCGCGAGGCGGTCCGGGCGGTGCTCGCGCGCCTCGAGCTGCCCCCCGGCGGGGAGGTGCTGGGCCCGGTGCCGGTCGACGAGGGCGGCTCCGGCGTCGTGCGCACCGGGGTCGCGTCGGGCCGCGCGCGGGCGGCTGCCGCACCGGCGCAGGGCTCGTTCGAGCCGGAGGTGCGGGCGCTCGTGCGGGCCCCCGTCGCGGCGGGCGATGCGCTCGTGCGGACCGTCGCGGCGTCGGTCGCGGTGCGCAGCGCGCGGCGCGAGGGCGGCACGGTGCGCGTGCAGGTCGACCCGGCGGAGATGCTGTGA
- the rpe gene encoding ribulose-phosphate 3-epimerase: MRALINPSILSADFANLERDLAAIAGADYAHVDVMDNHFVPNLTIGLPVVQRLVEVSPVPVDVHLMIEDPDRWAPAFAEAGAASVTFHAEAAQAPVRLARELRSLGARAAVAVRPATPVEPYLDLLDELDMILVMTVEPGFGGQSFIEGTLPKIRRARAAIAAAGADTWIQVDGGVSRSTIERVAAAGANVFVAGSAVYGADDVAAEIGALRDLAEQALRAGE, from the coding sequence GTGCGCGCGCTGATCAACCCGAGCATCCTGTCCGCCGACTTCGCCAACCTCGAGCGCGACCTCGCCGCGATCGCGGGCGCCGACTACGCGCACGTCGACGTGATGGACAACCACTTCGTGCCGAACCTCACGATCGGCCTGCCCGTCGTGCAGCGGCTCGTCGAGGTCTCCCCGGTCCCGGTCGACGTGCACCTGATGATCGAGGACCCGGACCGGTGGGCGCCCGCGTTCGCCGAGGCCGGTGCCGCGTCCGTGACGTTCCACGCGGAGGCCGCGCAGGCGCCGGTGCGCCTCGCCCGCGAGCTGCGGTCCCTCGGGGCCCGCGCCGCCGTGGCGGTGCGGCCGGCGACGCCCGTCGAGCCGTACCTCGACCTGCTCGACGAGCTCGACATGATCCTCGTGATGACGGTCGAGCCCGGGTTCGGGGGCCAGTCGTTCATCGAGGGCACGCTGCCGAAGATCCGCCGTGCCCGCGCCGCGATCGCGGCCGCCGGCGCGGACACGTGGATCCAGGTCGACGGCGGGGTGTCCCGCAGCACGATCGAGCGCGTCGCCGCCGCCGGCGCGAACGTCTTCGTCGCCGGGTCGGCGGTCTACGGCGCCGACGACGTCGCGGCGGAGATCGGCGCGCTGCGCGACCTCGCAGAGCAGGCGCTGCGCGCCGGGGAGTGA
- the fmt gene encoding methionyl-tRNA formyltransferase, whose translation MRLLFAGTPDVAVPALDALLASRHDVVAVLSRPDARAGRGRTLAPSPVKQRALDAGLEVLTPRSPRDADFQARLAELDLDAAPVVAYGALLPPAVLDVPRHGWVNLHFSVLPAWRGAAPVQHALLAGDEVTGASTFRIEEGLDTGPVFGVLTEQIRPRDTSGDLLGRLAVAGAGLLVSTLDAIEDGILAPVPQASEGVSHAPRLEVEDARVRWEHPAYAVDRRVRGCTPAPGAWTRTPDGARLGLGPVTPAPDVTDLAPGELRAGKDAVLVGTATHAVRLGDVTPAGKRTMPAVDWARGARPAPGTVLGAAVVEHA comes from the coding sequence ATGCGCCTCCTCTTCGCCGGGACCCCGGACGTCGCCGTCCCGGCCCTCGACGCCCTGCTCGCCTCCCGGCACGACGTCGTCGCGGTGCTGAGCCGCCCGGACGCCCGTGCGGGGCGCGGCCGGACCCTCGCGCCGAGCCCGGTCAAGCAGCGCGCGCTGGACGCGGGCCTCGAGGTCCTGACCCCGCGGTCGCCGCGGGACGCCGATTTCCAGGCACGGCTCGCCGAGCTCGACCTGGACGCCGCACCCGTGGTCGCGTACGGGGCGCTGCTGCCGCCCGCCGTGCTCGACGTGCCGCGGCACGGCTGGGTCAACCTGCACTTCTCGGTGCTCCCGGCGTGGCGCGGCGCGGCGCCCGTGCAGCACGCGCTGCTCGCGGGCGACGAGGTCACGGGCGCGAGCACGTTCCGGATCGAGGAGGGGCTCGACACCGGTCCGGTGTTCGGGGTCCTGACGGAGCAGATCCGGCCGCGGGACACGTCGGGCGACCTGCTCGGCCGGCTCGCGGTGGCCGGTGCCGGGCTGCTCGTGAGCACGCTCGACGCGATCGAGGACGGCATCCTCGCGCCGGTGCCGCAGGCGTCCGAGGGGGTCAGCCACGCCCCGCGGCTGGAGGTCGAGGACGCGCGGGTGCGCTGGGAGCACCCCGCGTACGCGGTGGACCGCCGCGTGCGTGGCTGCACGCCCGCGCCGGGCGCCTGGACCCGCACCCCGGACGGGGCCCGGCTCGGGCTGGGCCCGGTGACGCCGGCCCCCGACGTGACCGACCTGGCGCCCGGTGAGCTGCGGGCGGGCAAGGACGCGGTGCTCGTCGGCACCGCGACCCACGCGGTCCGCCTCGGGGACGTGACCCCCGCGGGCAAGCGCACGATGCCCGCCGTCGACTGGGCGCGCGGCGCACGCCCGGCGCCCGGCACGGTGCTCGGTGCGGCCGTGGTGGAGCACGCATGA
- a CDS encoding RsmB/NOP family class I SAM-dependent RNA methyltransferase: MSGTGGTGGTGERPRGGADRRDRQGRERGAARAQGRGARTAAAPSARRRAGDPARGAAYDVLRAVDTSDSYANLVLPPLLRERRVAGRDAAFATELAYGTLRLRGRYDAVIELCASRPAASIDPPVLDLLRLGMHQVLGMRVPAHAAVSETVGLARERAGTGASQFVNAVLRAASREPLETWLERIADAAQPADDTTRLAVTESHPAWVVRALREALAGSGRAVTELGDLLRADNQAPQVTLVARPGLVEPDELAADAGGARPGRWAPTALVLEGGGDPAALAAVRDGRAGVQDEGSQLVALALTGAPLEGPDERWLDLCAGPGGKAALIGAVAAQRGARLVANEVQPHRARLVEQAVAGLPAGAVEAVRTGDGRTLGTDDPGAYDRVLVDAPCTGLGALRRRPESRWRRSPADLAGLAELQRALLTSALAAVRVGGVVAYVTCSPHLAETQLVVKDVVRARTKAGDGVEVLDARAAVLAVAPAIELPERDDVQLWPHVHGTDAMHLTLLRRTS; this comes from the coding sequence ATGAGCGGCACGGGCGGCACGGGCGGCACGGGCGAGCGTCCCCGCGGCGGGGCGGACCGGCGTGACCGGCAGGGCCGCGAGCGCGGGGCGGCCCGCGCGCAGGGGCGGGGCGCCCGGACGGCCGCGGCGCCGTCGGCCCGCCGGCGTGCGGGGGACCCGGCGCGCGGCGCCGCGTACGACGTCCTGCGGGCCGTCGACACGAGCGACTCCTACGCCAACCTGGTGCTCCCGCCCCTGCTGCGCGAGCGCCGGGTGGCCGGGCGCGACGCGGCGTTCGCGACCGAGCTTGCCTACGGGACGCTGCGGCTGCGCGGGCGCTACGACGCGGTGATCGAGCTGTGCGCGTCGCGTCCCGCCGCGTCGATCGACCCCCCGGTGCTCGACCTCCTGCGCCTCGGGATGCACCAGGTGCTCGGCATGCGGGTGCCCGCGCACGCCGCGGTCTCCGAGACCGTCGGGCTCGCCCGCGAGCGCGCCGGGACGGGTGCGTCGCAGTTCGTCAACGCCGTCCTGCGTGCGGCGTCGCGCGAGCCGCTCGAGACGTGGCTCGAGCGCATCGCGGACGCGGCGCAGCCCGCCGACGACACGACCCGGCTCGCGGTCACCGAGAGCCACCCCGCGTGGGTGGTGCGGGCGCTGCGGGAGGCCCTCGCCGGGTCCGGGCGGGCGGTCACCGAGCTCGGGGACCTGCTGCGCGCGGACAACCAGGCACCCCAGGTGACGCTCGTCGCCCGGCCCGGCCTGGTCGAGCCCGACGAGCTCGCCGCGGACGCCGGGGGCGCCCGACCGGGCCGGTGGGCGCCGACCGCGCTCGTGCTGGAGGGCGGCGGCGACCCGGCCGCGCTGGCCGCGGTCCGCGACGGGCGGGCCGGCGTGCAGGACGAGGGCAGCCAGCTCGTGGCCCTCGCGCTCACCGGCGCCCCGCTCGAGGGCCCGGACGAGCGGTGGCTCGACCTGTGCGCGGGACCCGGGGGCAAGGCGGCCCTGATCGGTGCGGTGGCCGCGCAGCGCGGGGCCCGGCTCGTCGCCAACGAGGTGCAGCCGCACCGGGCACGGCTCGTCGAGCAGGCCGTCGCCGGGCTGCCCGCGGGTGCGGTCGAGGCGGTCCGCACCGGTGATGGCCGCACGCTCGGCACCGACGACCCGGGCGCCTACGACCGGGTCCTCGTCGACGCACCGTGCACCGGTCTCGGGGCGCTGCGCCGGCGCCCCGAGTCGCGCTGGCGGCGGAGCCCGGCCGACCTCGCCGGTCTCGCCGAGCTGCAGCGCGCCCTGCTCACGTCGGCGCTCGCCGCCGTCCGCGTCGGGGGCGTCGTGGCCTACGTGACCTGCTCCCCGCACCTCGCGGAGACCCAGCTCGTCGTCAAGGACGTCGTGCGGGCCCGGACGAAGGCCGGCGACGGGGTCGAGGTCCTCGACGCCCGCGCGGCGGTCCTCGCGGTGGCGCCCGCGATCGAGCTGCCCGAGCGCGACGACGTGCAGCTGTGGCCGCACGTGCACGGGACGGACGCGATGCACCTGACGCTGCTGCGCCGCACGTCCTGA
- a CDS encoding HAD family hydrolase: MSVPGAAPPVDAVVFDLGNVLVRWDPYGPYEGRLPRAAVDAFFRDVDFPAFNHLQDAGRPWAHARADVQARLPQHLPALDLYVEHFRAALPGPVPGSEELVRDLLAAGVRVLGLTNWSAETFHHAEPAAPAVGLLEGVLVSGEVRVAKPDPRIYRLLAERFSLDPARTVFLDDSPVNVAGAAAEGFAAVLFTTAAAARAELAARGVGV, encoded by the coding sequence GTGAGCGTCCCCGGCGCCGCGCCGCCCGTGGACGCGGTCGTCTTCGACCTCGGCAACGTCCTGGTCCGCTGGGACCCGTACGGCCCGTACGAGGGGCGCCTCCCGCGCGCGGCGGTCGACGCCTTCTTCCGGGACGTCGACTTCCCGGCGTTCAACCACCTGCAGGACGCGGGGCGGCCCTGGGCGCACGCGCGCGCCGACGTGCAGGCCCGGCTGCCGCAGCACCTGCCGGCCCTCGACCTGTACGTCGAGCACTTCCGGGCCGCGCTGCCCGGGCCGGTGCCCGGCTCGGAGGAGCTCGTGCGGGACCTCCTCGCGGCCGGGGTGCGGGTGCTGGGCCTGACGAACTGGTCCGCGGAGACGTTCCACCACGCCGAGCCGGCGGCACCCGCGGTGGGGCTGCTCGAGGGCGTGCTGGTCTCGGGGGAGGTGAGGGTCGCCAAGCCGGACCCGCGGATCTACCGGCTGCTCGCGGAGCGGTTCTCGCTCGACCCCGCGCGCACGGTGTTCCTCGACGACAGCCCGGTGAACGTCGCGGGAGCGGCGGCCGAGGGGTTCGCGGCCGTGCTCTTCACCACGGCGGCGGCGGCCCGTGCCGAGCTCGCCGCCCGGGGCGTCGGCGTCTGA